A single window of Candidatus Desulfofervidus auxilii DNA harbors:
- the pgsA gene encoding CDP-diacylglycerol--glycerol-3-phosphate 3-phosphatidyltransferase has product MTLTLANHLTLLRLTAIPFLILFLSYPYKWCSFLSALIFFLAILTDFLDGFFARRQKQITTLGKLLDPLADKLLITAALIMLISLKRVPAWMAFLIIAREIAVTGLRSILASEGIVLAASKKGKWKFVLQSLAIFCLILHYPYFNIDFHKIGIILLWIAIFFTLWSGIKYFMQFYKAISK; this is encoded by the coding sequence ATGACTTTAACTTTAGCCAATCATCTCACTTTATTAAGACTAACAGCCATTCCATTTCTTATCCTTTTTCTTTCTTATCCATATAAATGGTGTTCTTTTTTGAGTGCTTTAATCTTCTTTTTAGCCATTTTAACGGATTTTTTAGATGGTTTTTTTGCACGACGTCAAAAACAAATTACTACTTTAGGAAAACTTTTAGACCCTTTAGCAGATAAACTTTTAATAACAGCTGCATTAATTATGTTAATCTCTTTAAAAAGAGTACCTGCATGGATGGCATTTCTTATTATTGCCAGAGAAATAGCAGTTACTGGATTAAGAAGTATCCTTGCTAGTGAAGGGATTGTGCTTGCAGCTAGCAAGAAGGGAAAGTGGAAATTTGTCCTTCAAAGTCTTGCTATCTTTTGCCTTATTCTTCACTATCCTTATTTTAATATTGACTTTCACAAAATAGGTATAATTTTACTTTGGATAGCTATATTTTTTACTCTTTGGTCAGGCATAAAATATTTTATGCAATTTTATAAAGCTATATCAAAATAA
- a CDS encoding 4Fe-4S binding protein, which translates to MRRWGRRRHMRRRCGWRMCILNYKPTPRHKIYPKITPIVNEEKCIGCGKCAKRCPVGAITISDKKAHIDSALCINCGQCILACPKGAIDYYKY; encoded by the coding sequence ATGAGAAGATGGGGAAGAAGGCGTCATATGAGAAGAAGGTGTGGATGGAGAATGTGTATTTTAAATTATAAACCAACACCAAGACACAAAATTTATCCAAAGATTACACCTATTGTCAATGAAGAAAAATGTATAGGTTGTGGTAAGTGTGCTAAACGTTGTCCGGTGGGAGCTATTACTATTTCAGATAAAAAGGCACATATTGATTCTGCCTTATGTATAAATTGTGGACAATGTATTTTAGCTTGTCCTAAGGGAGCAATTGATTACTACAAATATTAA
- a CDS encoding FmdE family protein, which translates to MAIDIKDPELKEMFEHGLYFHGHLCPAMPLGLRAGLLARRKLGVGRAKSKELALISETGTGHLMQCFLDGVMMATGCTYGKGNCEKLNYNKMAFVLINVIENKAVRVAIKPEFIAQAMSSPFMERRKQGIPPEEIEPEIAEAAVNRVLNLPEEDIFKISDVYEYQYIYVQEGPPVFCEKCGEVVFGSKIRVKNNKLLCIPCSGYKE; encoded by the coding sequence ATGGCTATTGATATTAAGGATCCTGAATTAAAAGAGATGTTTGAACATGGATTATATTTTCATGGACATTTGTGTCCAGCCATGCCTTTAGGATTAAGGGCAGGTCTTTTAGCAAGAAGGAAATTAGGAGTGGGAAGGGCGAAAAGTAAAGAATTAGCATTGATTTCTGAAACAGGTACTGGACATTTAATGCAATGTTTCTTAGATGGTGTAATGATGGCAACTGGCTGTACTTATGGAAAGGGCAATTGTGAAAAATTAAATTACAATAAGATGGCTTTTGTTTTAATTAATGTCATAGAAAATAAAGCAGTAAGGGTAGCCATTAAGCCTGAATTTATTGCTCAAGCAATGAGTTCTCCTTTTATGGAAAGAAGAAAACAGGGTATTCCTCCAGAAGAGATTGAACCTGAGATTGCTGAGGCAGCAGTTAATCGGGTATTAAATTTACCTGAAGAGGATATATTCAAAATAAGTGATGTTTATGAATATCAATATATTTATGTTCAAGAAGGCCCACCTGTTTTTTGTGAAAAATGTGGTGAAGTTGTATTTGGAAGTAAGATTAGGGTTAAAAATAATAAATTATTATGTATCCCTTGTTCTGGATATAAAGAATAG
- a CDS encoding aspartate carbamoyltransferase catalytic subunit — protein sequence MPFFSKKHLLGIEDLSAEEIKFILQTAEAMKEISFRDIKKVPTLRGKTIVTFFYEPSTRTRVSFEIAAKRLSADTVNISASTSSLVKGETLLDTVKNLQAMQPDIFIIRHSQAGAPHFIAKHIDASVINAGDGMHEHPTQALLDAFSIKEKKGKIEGLEIAIIGDIAHSRVARSDILLFTKLGANVRISGPPTLIPPYIESLGAKYCFYIEDAIDGADVVIALRVQRERLKQVLFPDLREYALQFGLNKKRLIFAKKNAILLHPGPVNWGVELDPEIMELPFTIILDQVTNGVAVRMALLYLLGTQRGLNDEMAH from the coding sequence ATGCCATTTTTTTCTAAAAAACATTTATTGGGCATAGAAGATTTATCAGCTGAAGAAATAAAGTTTATTTTACAAACAGCTGAAGCAATGAAAGAAATCTCCTTTAGAGATATAAAAAAGGTGCCTACTTTAAGAGGAAAAACTATAGTCACTTTTTTTTATGAACCAAGCACACGCACAAGAGTTTCTTTTGAAATCGCTGCTAAACGTTTAAGTGCAGATACAGTAAATATTTCAGCCTCTACAAGTAGTTTAGTGAAGGGAGAAACTTTATTAGATACAGTTAAAAATCTTCAGGCAATGCAGCCTGATATCTTCATCATTCGACATTCCCAAGCAGGAGCACCACATTTTATTGCTAAACATATTGATGCATCAGTAATAAATGCAGGTGATGGCATGCATGAACATCCAACACAAGCTTTATTGGATGCTTTTAGTATTAAAGAAAAAAAAGGAAAGATTGAGGGACTTGAAATTGCTATTATAGGTGACATTGCTCATAGCAGAGTAGCTAGATCAGATATCCTTTTATTTACAAAACTTGGAGCAAATGTAAGAATATCTGGCCCCCCTACTCTAATCCCACCTTATATAGAAAGTCTTGGAGCAAAATATTGTTTTTATATAGAGGATGCTATAGATGGTGCTGATGTAGTTATTGCCTTAAGAGTACAAAGGGAACGTCTTAAACAAGTGCTTTTCCCTGATTTAAGAGAATATGCACTTCAATTTGGGCTTAATAAAAAACGTCTTATTTTTGCTAAAAAAAATGCTATTTTGCTTCATCCGGGCCCTGTTAATTGGGGTGTGGAATTAGATCCAGAGATTATGGAACTGCCATTTACCATTATTTTGGATCAGGTAACAAATGGAGTAGCAGTAAGAATGGCATTATTATATCTGCTTGGAACACAAAGAGGTTTAAATGATGAAATGGCTCATTAA
- a CDS encoding dihydroorotase → MKWLIKGGRVIDPSQNLDAELDILIENDVIKALEKNISADDVEIIDAKGKIVTPGLIDVHVHLREPGFEYKETIESGLMAAVAGGFTAVCCMANTNPVNDNQEVTRYLLKKASEYHLARLYPIGAVSKGLKGEEMAPIGELKEAGVVALSDDGNPILNSGFLRRALEYAKYFNLPIISHAEDKNLAPYGVMNEGKIATRLGLPAIPAEAEEIMIFRDIKLAELTNWHIHIAHVSTAGGVKLIKEAKEKGIKVTAETCPHYFTLTEEAVKDYNTNAKVSPPLRTEVDVEAIKQGLKDGTIDIIATDHAPHHPLEKEVPFEEAPSGIIGLETALPISLKLIEAGILSWSELVTKMSYLPAKIFNLPGGTLKPGSPADITIIDPESKYRIDVNAFFSKARNCPFNGWEAKGKVIITIVDGKIVYNLTHKFL, encoded by the coding sequence ATGAAATGGCTCATTAAGGGTGGTCGGGTAATTGACCCAAGTCAGAATTTAGATGCAGAGTTAGACATTTTAATAGAAAATGATGTAATAAAAGCATTAGAGAAAAATATTTCTGCTGATGATGTAGAAATAATAGATGCTAAAGGAAAGATTGTCACACCTGGTCTTATTGATGTCCATGTCCATTTAAGAGAACCTGGTTTTGAATATAAAGAAACTATTGAATCTGGTCTTATGGCAGCAGTAGCAGGTGGTTTTACAGCAGTTTGTTGCATGGCCAATACCAACCCAGTAAATGATAATCAAGAAGTTACCCGTTATCTTTTAAAAAAAGCATCTGAATATCATCTAGCCAGACTTTATCCTATTGGTGCTGTAAGTAAAGGTTTAAAAGGCGAAGAAATGGCACCTATTGGAGAGTTAAAAGAAGCAGGGGTTGTAGCACTTTCTGATGATGGAAATCCTATTTTAAATAGTGGATTTTTAAGGCGTGCTTTAGAGTATGCAAAATATTTTAATTTACCAATTATTTCTCATGCAGAGGATAAAAATCTTGCACCTTATGGTGTTATGAATGAAGGAAAAATAGCTACAAGACTTGGATTGCCAGCTATTCCTGCTGAAGCTGAAGAGATTATGATCTTTAGAGATATAAAATTGGCTGAGCTTACAAATTGGCATATCCATATTGCCCATGTAAGCACAGCAGGTGGTGTAAAGTTAATTAAAGAGGCAAAAGAAAAGGGTATTAAAGTTACAGCTGAAACATGCCCTCATTATTTCACACTAACAGAGGAAGCAGTTAAGGATTACAATACAAATGCAAAAGTAAGCCCACCTTTACGCACAGAAGTTGATGTAGAAGCCATTAAACAGGGATTAAAAGATGGCACAATTGATATCATTGCTACTGACCATGCCCCTCATCATCCATTAGAAAAGGAAGTACCGTTTGAAGAGGCACCAAGTGGTATTATTGGATTAGAAACTGCTTTACCCATTTCTTTAAAATTAATAGAAGCAGGCATATTAAGCTGGTCAGAATTAGTTACAAAAATGAGCTATTTACCTGCAAAAATTTTTAATTTACCTGGTGGCACTTTAAAGCCAGGTAGTCCAGCAGATATCACTATTATTGATCCTGAATCTAAATATCGTATTGATGTTAATGCCTTTTTTTCAAAGGCACGCAATTGTCCATTTAATGGCTGGGAAGCAAAAGGCAAAGTTATTATAACAATTGTAGATGGAAAAATAGTTTATAACTTAACCCATAAATTCCTTTAA
- a CDS encoding phosphomannomutase/phosphoglucomutase, with protein sequence MKPNPLIFREYDVRGTVDKDLTEKVVEHLGKAYGTYIRRLGYKEVVIGRDGRLSSPKLKEVLVKGILSTGCNVTDVGVCPTPVVYFSIFHLDKEGGIAVTGSHNPPEYNGFKICAGKETLFGEQIQKLRKIMEKEDYEKGQGDYKTYDIIPDYLDFLNKNIRIERKHKVVIDAGNGVAGIVALPAFEGKGCEVMPLYCEIDGNFSHHFPDPTVIENLKDLIDTVKKERADVGFAYDGDGDRLGVVDENGNILWGDQLLIIFSRDILKEHPGAKIIGEVKCSQLLFEDIAHHGGKPIMWKVGHSVIKNKLKEEKALLAGEMSGHLFFADRFFGFDDAVYASLRFLEIIDKTGKKPSELISDLPKTYYTPEIRIPCPDEIKFDVVKKAQEYFSKHFNTVTIDGVRIILDDGWALIRSSNTQPVLVLRFEAQSEKRLDEIRKMVEEKLKEFMG encoded by the coding sequence TTTAGGTAAGGCATATGGCACTTATATTCGGCGTCTAGGATATAAAGAAGTAGTGATTGGGAGAGATGGTCGTTTAAGCTCTCCAAAATTAAAAGAAGTACTAGTTAAAGGTATTCTTTCTACAGGGTGTAATGTAACAGATGTTGGTGTATGTCCTACTCCTGTAGTTTATTTTAGTATTTTTCATCTAGATAAAGAAGGAGGAATTGCTGTTACAGGTAGTCATAATCCTCCTGAATATAATGGTTTTAAAATCTGTGCAGGTAAAGAGACACTTTTTGGTGAACAGATTCAAAAATTGCGCAAAATTATGGAGAAAGAAGATTATGAAAAAGGGCAAGGAGATTATAAAACATATGATATTATCCCTGATTATCTTGATTTTTTAAATAAAAATATTCGCATTGAAAGAAAACATAAGGTGGTTATAGATGCAGGAAATGGTGTAGCTGGTATTGTTGCCTTACCAGCATTTGAGGGAAAGGGATGTGAAGTAATGCCACTTTATTGTGAAATAGATGGGAATTTTTCTCATCATTTTCCTGATCCTACTGTAATAGAAAATCTTAAAGATTTGATTGATACTGTAAAAAAAGAAAGAGCAGATGTAGGTTTTGCCTATGATGGGGATGGGGATCGTCTTGGAGTAGTGGATGAAAATGGAAATATTCTTTGGGGGGATCAATTATTAATTATCTTTTCACGAGATATTTTAAAAGAACATCCTGGTGCTAAGATTATTGGTGAAGTGAAGTGTTCTCAATTGCTTTTTGAAGACATTGCTCATCATGGTGGAAAGCCCATTATGTGGAAAGTAGGTCATTCAGTAATTAAGAATAAATTAAAAGAGGAAAAGGCACTTTTAGCAGGAGAGATGAGTGGGCATTTGTTTTTTGCAGATCGTTTTTTTGGATTTGATGATGCTGTTTATGCATCACTGCGTTTTTTAGAAATTATAGATAAAACAGGAAAAAAACCAAGTGAGCTTATATCTGATTTGCCAAAGACTTATTATACACCAGAAATTAGGATTCCTTGTCCTGATGAGATAAAGTTTGATGTTGTTAAAAAGGCACAAGAATATTTCTCTAAACATTTTAATACTGTAACTATTGATGGTGTACGTATTATTCTTGATGATGGCTGGGCACTTATACGCTCTTCTAATACTCAACCTGTGCTTGTCTTACGTTTTGAAGCACAGAGTGAAAAAAGGCTTGATGAGATTCGTAAAATGGTAGAAGAAAAATTAAAGGAATTTATGGGTTAA